The DNA region TTCCATTATCGTCAAGTGATTCATAGGATGCGCATGGGTCAGAGTGATCGAGCCATCGCCCAGACGAAACTGATCGGCCGGACAAAGTGCGCCGAGATCAGAGTGATTGCCGAGAGAAACGGTTGGCTTTCCCCGGGTCTTCTTCCCGAGGATGAGGCATTGGCAGAGGCCTTCGATAAAACGCCTGATCATAATCCAACCCATCAATCGGAGAGCCTGCCGTACGAGCAGCAGATACGGCAATGGTTCAAGGATGGCGTTTGCGGCACCACCATTCATCAGGCCCTGCGGGAGCAGTTCGGTTTTACCGGGAGCTATTCCTCGATCCGGCGGATGCTGCAAAAGCTCCGGGCATCTCAGCCGGTAGCCACCTGCATTCTGGATTTTGCACCCGGTGAGGCGGCGCAGGTCGACTTCGGCAAAGGCCCCGACATCACCGACGCCTTCACCGGTGAGATGATCAAGACCTGGATCTTCGTAATGACGCTCTGTTTCAGCCGT from Syntrophales bacterium includes:
- a CDS encoding DDE-type integrase/transposase/recombinase, whose protein sequence is MSNRRFEMFHYRQVIHRMRMGQSDRAIAQTKLIGRTKCAEIRVIAERNGWLSPGLLPEDEALAEAFDKTPDHNPTHQSESLPYEQQIRQWFKDGVCGTTIHQALREQFGFTGSYSSIRRMLQKLRASQPVATCILDFAPGEAAQVDFGKGPDITDAFTGEMIKTWIFVMTLCFSRHLYAEVVRDQKVSTWLACHRRAFEFFGGVPGKMIIDYVPRNITYFMWPTGLCGLTPSLSALETHCIVLW